A genomic segment from Mus musculus strain C57BL/6J chromosome 13, GRCm38.p6 C57BL/6J encodes:
- the Vmn1r213 gene encoding vomeronasal 1 receptor 213 gives MLALRNYIQINTPWCMCLFVTPLTPCLPEYWDPDSLRVEGPTESSLRHNTASCTLKNTIMQNVQFRSMSSITDAFFKMYLHTRKEEMILKILKEITFLIMTVLGILGNMSVSVNYMFSWWGSPEKKPIHLILIHLIFTNIIILLVKGLPKTIAAFGLRNFLDDIGCKIIVYMERLARGLSICTSSLLTVVQAIIISPRASGWRRLRLKSAWHILLFFLFFWILNALISVNLIHSTTNTRLNVSQLKSDDNYCYFMLPIQKIKWIVLPLMVVRDAVFQGAMGGASGYVAFLLHKHHQHVLYFQNSKLLYRTPPELRAAQSVLLLMLCFVFFYWTDCAFSLFLTLSSEVNILMVNTRDFLTLGYATFSPFVLIHRDGLLVECRHVQ, from the coding sequence atgcttgctttgagaaattacattcagatcaacactccctggtgtatgtgtctgtttgtcaccccactgACTCCTTGTCTACCTGAATACTGGGACCCTGATTCCCTGAGGGTTGAGGGacccactgagtccagtctgAGGCACAACACTGCCTCTTGCACACTGAAAAATACTATTATGCAAAATGTGCAGTTCAGATCCATGTCTAGCATTACTGatgctttctttaaaatgtatttgcatacaaggaaagaagaaatgattttGAAGATTCTTAAGGAAATAACTTTTCTCATCATGACAGTGCTTGGCATTCTGGggaacatgtctgtttctgtgaattATATGTTCAGTTGGTGGGGAAGCCCTGAGAAGAAACCCATACACCTTATTCTCATTCACTTGATTTTTACAAATATAATAATCCTTCTTGTAAAAGGATTGCCTAAGACAATAGCAGCTTTTGGTTTGAGAAATTTCTTGGATGACATAGGCTGTAAGATAATTGTTTACATGGAGAGACTGGCCCGAGGCCTCTCCATCTGCACCAGCAGTCTCCTCACTGTGGTCCAGGCCATCATCATCAGTCCCAGAGCATCTGGATGGAGGAGGCTCAGGCTAAAGTCTGCATGGCACATCCTTTTATTCTTCCTATTCTTTTGGATACTCAATGCTTTGATAAGTGTGAACCTAATCCATTCTACCACAAATACAAGACTGAATGTATCACAACTTAAGAGTGATGACAACTACTGTTATTTTATGCTACCAATTCAAAAAATTAAATGGATTGTTCTCCCTCTCATGGTTGTGAGAGATGCAGTGTTTCAGGGTGCCATGGGAGGGGCCAGTGGTTATGTGGCATTTCTTCTCCACAAGCACCACCAGCATGTCCTCTACTTTCAGAACTCCAAGCTTCTCTACAGAACTCCCCCTGAGCTGAGAGCTGCTCAAAGTGTCCTCCTTCtgatgctctgttttgttttcttctactggACAGATTGTgccttttctctgtttctaacTCTCTCTTCAGAGGTCAATATCTTGATGGTAAATACTCGAGATTTTCTGACCCTTGGTTATGCAACTTTTAGCCCCTTTGTGCTAATTCACAGGGATGGGCTTCTAGTTGAATGTAGGCATGTTCAGTAG
- the Vmn1r214 gene encoding vomeronasal 1 receptor 214 → MRLPLPLEHKKMLLYQLWCSDPCLALLMLSLKCIFILHTRKEEMIWKLIKKILFLFMTMLGILGNMFVSVNFMLSWWGSPEKKSVHLILIHLAFTNIIILLTKGLQKTIVAFGLRNFLNNLGCKIIVYMERVAHGLSLCTSSLLTVVQAIIISPRASGWRRLRPKSVRHILPFFLFFWILNALISMNLINSITSTRLNISQLKSDDNYCYFMLPSQKIKWIVLPLMVLRDAVFQGAMGGASGYMVFLLHKHHQHVLYLQNSKLLYRTPPELRAAQSVLLLMLCFVFFYWTDCAFSLVLSLSSRDKTLTVNPRELLTLGYATFSPLVLIHRDGLLFECCHAQLKKLRNCLSFICSTRKKKLSVLQHCG, encoded by the coding sequence ATGCGTCTACCACTGCCTCTTGAACACAAGAAAATGCTATTATACCAACTGTGGTGCTCAGACCCATGTCTAGCATTACTGatgctttctttaaaatgtattttcatccTGCatacaaggaaggaagaaatgatttggaagttaattaagaaaatactttttCTCTTCATGACCATGCTTGGCATTCTGGGGAACATGTTTGTTTCTGTGAATTTTATGCTCAGTTGGTGGGGAAGCCCTGAGAAGAAATCCGTACACCTTATTCTCATCCACTTGGCTTTTACAAACATCATAATCCTTCTTACAAAAGGATTGCAAAAGACTATTGTAGCTTTTGGTTTGAGAAACTTCCTAAATAACTTAGGCTGTAAGATCATTGTTTACATGGAGAGGGTGGCCCATGGCCTCTCCCTCTGCACCAGCAGTCTCCTCACTGTGGTCCAGGCCATCATCATCAGCCCCAGAGCATCTGGATGGAGGAGGCTCAGGCCAAAGTCTGTACGGCAcatccttccattcttcctgtTCTTTTGGATACTCAATGCATTAATAAGTATGAACCTAATCAATTCCATCACAAGTACAAGACTGAATATATCACAACTTAAGAGTGATGACAactattgttattttatgttaCCAAGTCAGAAAATCAAATGGATTGTTCTCCCTCTCATGGTCCTGAGAGATGCAGTGTTTCAGGGTGCCATGGGAGGGGCCAGTGGCTACATGGTATTTCTTCTCCACAAGCACCACCagcatgtcctctaccttcagaaCTCCAAGCTTCTCTACAGAACTCCCCCTGAGCTGAGAGCTGCCCAGAGTGTCCTCCTTCtgatgctctgttttgttttcttctactggACTGATTGTGCCTTTTCTCTAGTTTTAAGTCTCTCCTCAAGGGACAAAACCTTGACAGTAAATCCTCGAGAACTTTTGACCCTTGGTTATGCAACGTTTAGTCCCCTGGTGCTGATTCACAGGGATGGGCTTCTGTTTGAATGTTGTCATGCTCAGTTGAAGAAACTGAGAAATTGTCTCTCATTTATATGTTcaacaaggaagaagaaactctcagttctgcaacactgtgggtaa